One region of Pseudomonadota bacterium genomic DNA includes:
- a CDS encoding polysaccharide deacetylase family protein translates to MDSTRWRATRPILFVTASALAVIGLWLGSARLHASEQVREGLRALPVGAALAVADEQVLRADQDAGKLCVRGLRRLGEMCAAQVRQARAAAVRRKTRTAFDALACGGRVLSFVRVGDRRIALTLDDGPSPATPRTLEILSRHGVRATFFLVGRNAAHYPALVRRIREGGHEIENHTWSHELGRPYTPTQFTRSTLRHQLDEVSRTDRGLHEATRFLRAPGGLFGPCGVTIEAARALHKVLVNWDVSGDTPGRGRVHDGHITGLTPRQLLAAYESRVTKGSIILMHPENRRDAPYTLEILDRFLVDMQHKGYRFVTLDEMLLPESHPARK, encoded by the coding sequence ATGGATTCGACGAGATGGCGCGCCACCCGACCCATTCTCTTTGTCACCGCATCTGCGCTTGCGGTGATCGGCCTGTGGCTTGGAAGCGCGCGTCTGCACGCCAGTGAGCAGGTACGCGAAGGGCTTCGTGCTCTTCCCGTTGGGGCTGCGCTCGCCGTTGCCGACGAGCAGGTTCTGCGGGCAGATCAGGACGCGGGGAAGCTTTGCGTGCGGGGGCTGCGCCGCCTGGGCGAGATGTGCGCGGCACAGGTGAGACAGGCGCGGGCCGCGGCGGTGCGGCGCAAGACGCGCACGGCGTTCGACGCGCTGGCGTGCGGCGGTCGGGTGCTCAGCTTCGTGCGGGTCGGCGATCGACGCATCGCGCTCACCCTCGATGACGGCCCCTCGCCCGCAACGCCGCGCACGCTCGAGATTCTCTCCCGTCACGGGGTGCGAGCCACGTTCTTCCTGGTGGGGCGCAACGCCGCGCACTATCCTGCCCTGGTGCGCCGCATCCGCGAGGGCGGGCATGAGATCGAGAACCACACCTGGTCGCACGAGCTCGGGCGGCCCTACACGCCAACGCAGTTCACGCGCTCGACCCTGCGCCATCAGCTCGACGAGGTGAGCCGCACCGATCGGGGCCTGCACGAAGCCACGCGCTTCCTGCGCGCGCCCGGTGGCCTCTTCGGCCCCTGCGGCGTCACCATCGAGGCCGCGCGAGCGCTGCACAAGGTTCTCGTCAACTGGGACGTGTCTGGCGACACCCCCGGTCGGGGACGTGTTCATGACGGCCACATCACAGGCCTCACCCCGCGCCAGCTGCTGGCCGCTTATGAGAGCCGCGTGACGAAGGGGTCGATCATCCTCATGCACCCCGAGAACCGCCGCGACGCTCCGTACACCCTTGAGATCCTCGACCGCTTCCTGGTCGACATGCAGCACAAGGGCTATCGGTTCGTCACCCTCGACGAGATGCTGCTGCCCGAGTCGCACCCCGCCCGCAAGTAG